A region from the Achromobacter seleniivolatilans genome encodes:
- a CDS encoding branched-chain amino acid ABC transporter permease, translating into MRIATAKQTYLADESLFDTRTQHVWLALLAASLALFPFVADAYWLYLACLVAINVASATGLNILTGYTGLVSLGQAAFMGLGAYTVAVMELRLGTPVLINLLGGGVVAMVGGLLVGIPSLRVKGLYLAIATIAASFIAHFIFANWQFTGGTTGLQVPPARLLGVDLDTSFKIYWLIVPVTVLMVLGAANLFRTRIGRAFIAIRDRDISAEVLGIRLLRYKLLSFGLSSFYAGVAGGLWAYFFRVVTPESFPLIMSIFFLAAIIVGGMGSILGSILGAIFMTMVPELLKLIVGWLPVGGDALRLVSPVRTIVFGLLIVGFLIFEPHGLAEIWRRVRRFFHLWPFRT; encoded by the coding sequence ATGCGTATCGCCACTGCCAAGCAGACCTACCTGGCTGATGAATCACTGTTCGACACCCGCACGCAACATGTGTGGCTGGCGTTGCTGGCGGCTTCGCTCGCGCTGTTTCCGTTTGTGGCTGACGCCTATTGGCTGTATCTGGCTTGTCTGGTCGCTATCAACGTCGCGAGTGCAACCGGGCTGAATATCCTGACCGGCTATACCGGCCTGGTCAGTCTGGGCCAGGCGGCGTTCATGGGCTTGGGCGCCTACACGGTGGCGGTGATGGAGCTGCGTCTGGGGACGCCGGTGCTGATCAATTTGCTGGGCGGCGGTGTGGTGGCGATGGTGGGCGGCTTGCTGGTGGGCATACCTTCTTTGCGGGTGAAGGGCCTGTACCTGGCGATCGCTACGATTGCGGCGTCGTTCATTGCCCATTTCATTTTTGCGAACTGGCAGTTCACGGGCGGCACCACGGGGTTGCAGGTGCCACCCGCGAGGCTGCTGGGTGTGGACCTGGATACGTCTTTCAAGATCTATTGGCTGATTGTTCCTGTGACGGTGCTGATGGTGCTGGGCGCGGCGAATTTGTTCCGCACCCGCATCGGGCGTGCGTTTATTGCGATCCGCGATCGGGACATTTCTGCTGAAGTGCTAGGCATACGCCTGCTGCGCTACAAGCTGCTGTCATTTGGACTGTCTTCGTTTTATGCCGGGGTGGCGGGTGGCTTGTGGGCGTACTTTTTCCGCGTTGTCACGCCCGAGAGCTTTCCGCTGATCATGTCGATTTTTTTCCTGGCGGCCATCATTGTCGGGGGCATGGGGTCAATACTGGGCTCCATTTTGGGCGCGATATTCATGACGATGGTGCCGGAGCTACTCAAGCTGATCGTGGGCTGGCTGCCGGTCGGCGGCGATGCGTTGAGGCTGGTGTCGCCGGTGCGCACCATTGTTTTCGGCCTGCTGATTGTGGGCTTTTTGATCTTCGAGCCGCATGGGCTCGCGGAAATCTGGCGGCGGGTACGCCGTTTCTTCCACTTGTGGCCGTTTCGCACATAG